The proteins below come from a single Fusobacterium nucleatum genomic window:
- a CDS encoding gamma-glutamyl-gamma-aminobutyrate hydrolase family protein encodes MKKPIIGISASMIYEEKDELFLGDKYSCAAYSYIDAVYKSWGIPVTLPILKDVSAIREQVKLLDGLILSGGRDVDPHFYGEEPLEKLEAIFPERDIHEMALIKSAIDLKKPILAICRGMQILNVTYGGTLYQDISYAPGEHIKHYQIGSPYQATHTIKIDKNSTLFKMADKMEIERVNSFHHQALKQVAKGLKVVATAPDGIIEAVEAENEDGIFVMGVQFHPEMMFDKSTFARGIFKKFINICIDSRPAEVILKNEIHHIEEHEEKNIDEKIKEFEDEEKKEFFRGDL; translated from the coding sequence ATGAAAAAACCAATTATTGGAATTTCTGCAAGTATGATATATGAAGAAAAAGATGAACTATTCTTAGGAGATAAATATTCTTGTGCTGCTTACTCTTATATAGATGCAGTGTATAAATCATGGGGAATTCCAGTTACTCTACCAATTTTAAAAGATGTTTCTGCAATAAGAGAACAAGTAAAATTACTAGATGGTTTAATTTTATCAGGTGGCCGCGATGTTGACCCTCATTTTTATGGAGAAGAACCTTTGGAAAAATTAGAAGCTATTTTTCCTGAAAGAGATATACATGAAATGGCTTTAATTAAATCAGCTATTGATTTAAAAAAACCTATTCTTGCAATATGTCGTGGTATGCAAATACTTAATGTTACTTATGGTGGAACATTATATCAAGATATTTCTTATGCACCAGGAGAGCATATAAAACATTATCAAATAGGTTCACCTTATCAAGCAACCCATACAATAAAAATTGATAAAAATTCAACTTTATTTAAAATGGCAGATAAAATGGAAATTGAAAGGGTGAATTCTTTTCATCACCAAGCATTGAAACAAGTAGCAAAGGGACTTAAAGTTGTTGCAACAGCTCCTGATGGAATAATTGAGGCTGTGGAAGCTGAAAATGAAGATGGAATATTTGTAATGGGTGTACAATTTCACCCTGAAATGATGTTTGATAAAAGTACTTTTGCAAGGGGGATATTTAAAAAGTTTATTAATATTTGTATAGATAGTAGACCAGCAGAAGTAATTTTAAAAAATGAAATTCATCATATAGAAGAACATGAAGAAAAAAATATTGATGAAAAGATAAAAGAATTTGAAGATGAAGAAAAGAAAGAATTTTTTAGAGGGGACTTATAA